DNA sequence from the Malus domestica chromosome 11, GDT2T_hap1 genome:
CACAACTTTTTCCGAAATAAAGGAATCAAAATCTGCACCTAGCTTCTCCCTTAGAACCTTGAACAACGCCTTTCCTATGATCTTAATATATAAATGtttatcaaaaaattaaaatacagtGAACGTCATTAACTATAGAactaaatatatgaaaatgaaatgaagcGTTATGTATATACAAACCTCATTATGCATTTGATCATTGGCTGAGTTGGTATCCGGAGCTCTTAAAAGAAGGTAGACCTTTTTCACATCCGGTTGAACCCTTAGTATTTTCTCCAAAAATACTGCATATGCCATATATTAGcaagtaactcagagagagagagagagagagagagagagagagagaggtggtatACCCATTGCAAGGAAGCCTGTGGCTCCAGTAACCAAAATAGTCTTTTCTTGAAGATATCCCAGAATGGTCTTCAACTCCATTGGTGAAGTTTAGAATAAAATCAAGAGACACAGAGAAAGTGAGTGGTATTTTGTTTTGAGTATATTCAGACGCTTCCTTGGATTCGGAGCCTTGGAGGGAATTAAGTCGTTGGGATATACCAGTACTTATACTAAAATTTAGAATGCATTCATGTACTACGTATTCAAAGTGATAGTTGCAACTTGGAAGACGTGGTTGAGTACTCAAAAACGAAAACTTGGttcttattaataaatttaaattaattttaaaaaaattaggttAGGGAGGGCATTTAAAATCTCCTTAACAAAATATAAGTACACATATATTCAATCAATGAGGCATTGTGCTTGGGTAGAGCGGAGTTGTGCTTGGCTAAGTATCAAGTGAGATATTGCCCTAAATTTATAATAGAATATTTATGCTAATgtcgaaaataaaattttgataaattaaaacccaaattataaaaatcatgtATTGAACTAAAATATCCTTTGGTCcttcattatatatatttttacaataatatgatttaatATCCGCATTTTCTTTTAGCAAACGGTATtgtcactagtagaaaaaacactttgcgcgacgtacatAAATGTGTCGCGCAAAGCCAAAAGTCGTTGCCtaagggtttgcgcgacgaagggtTCGTCGCGCGCTGACCGTCGCGCCAAGGCAGTGACGGTAGGGCTTGCGCGACGAACAAtaacatgcgtcgcgcaaagtactTTGCGCGACTCACGTATGCGTCGTGCAAAGTACTTAGCGCGACGTGCGTGCGCGTCGTGCAAAGTACTTAGCGCGACGTATGGCTTGCGCGACGAACAATAACATACGTCGCGCAAAATACTTTGCGCAACTCACGTATGCGTCGTGCAAAGTATTTTGCGCGACGTATACGTGAGTCGTGCAAAGTATTTTGCGCGACGTATACGTGCGTCGTGCAAAGTACTTAGCGCGACGTGCGCGCGCGTCGTGCAAAGTACTTAGCGCGACGTATACGTGCGTCGTGCAAAGTGCTTTGCGCGATGTATACGTGCGTCGTGCAAAGTGCTTTGCACGACGCGCACGCACGTCGCGCTAAGTACTTTGCACGACGCATACCATAGGATGCACGTCGCGCAAAACCCTTTTTTTGGTTtgagttattttttttaaattcttgatcaatattataattaaattctaaagaataattaattaaccaaacaaaagtatttaattataaaatatataaaaatgtgcatacaagatgtccaaacaaaaaaaaactacaagtgAACTGGTTTAATACATCAAGCTACTGGGTATCGGCAGGGCGAGATGGGTCTGAGGTCGAAGGTGGAGCAAGATGAGGTACTGGTAGCGAGATTTGGAGGCCAGCCATCTGTATGGCTTGTACAAGTTCTTGCACCCTCCCGACACAGGTCCTCACCTCCTCGTCCTGGGCCTTCATCCGCTCATCCTGGGCCCTCAACTGCACCTTCATCTGCTCACCCTCGGCCCTCAGCTGCGTCACTTCCTCCTTCAATGCATTGACCTCTATTGTTTTCGATCTGGAAGAAGAGGCACCCGTTTCACGAACTCGCGCTTTCCCCATACCTCGAACAACCTTGCCACGACGACGACCGAAGTTCTGATCCAGGACATCAGTCATGATCTGAAAACCTACATCCTCAGGTAGTGTGATGTCCTCGATCGGAGTCTCCGAGGGAAGCTGCGATGTTGCTTCATGGAGAACATCATCTCTTTTTTCCACCATAGTAGCctgtaataataaagaaaaaacatataatgtttaataacaaaatatagATAATATTTGAACGATTCTTACATATAAGAATAATGATAATTACATATACTTACATGAAGTTGCTTAGTGGTCTCATTATTAGGTCGAACGTAAACTTCCTCGAACATGTCGATCTCTGGGAACATAGAACCCTCCTGAAGAAAAAAACatgaagaaaattttattaatcaataataataaataaattgtataaaatttcaAAGTTAATTTACTTTTACCTCACGTCGTGCCTCAAGCCTATACGAAAAGGGCTTTGAACCAGAATGGTGGAGAAGTGTCTTTGACTCCCGAGCTTTCTGGCCAGCAATAGATTTCTTCTGTTAAACACACAATATACATGTTAGTGCGACTAtttgaaataaattaataaaaaagcttaaaaaaataacatgtacaataataaattattattaaaatattatgtatATACCACAAATTTTGGGTCCGTAAAATGTTTGCAGAGCCACTCCCAATCCTCTGGCCGGTCCTTCAACTCCATTGGAACATGTAGACGAGCAATCTCCGGATCATTCCATTGCTTAAAAAGCGTGTGAAAATTGTTCTTCCATTGTTTGTATCGGGTTGCTAAGGTGCCCTCTAAGTAGGCCATAGCCTCAGGGGATATGTCCTCAAGATCATAAACGCACTACgaatatgaaaaataataaaataattgtaacaaatttaataatattaagataatatattttggttttgaatatttgtaaacaaaatttaaaaaataataacagCTAAAATTAAATATACTAACCGACAACCTGTCTCGCACTAATGTTCTCGTCTCCTCGGGAATTTTTGCCCAAGACCCCCGCTGAAAGGGACAATTATCTCGAATAACAACACCACAACTAGTAGCGATGCCGCTATGCTGCTGTGAGGTAGCCGCTCCACAATGTCGCGGGTCATACACAATCTTGATCCTGGAGCCGTTCTGCCGTGCGCCCTCTAACTGCTTCAACATTCGATTAGGTCCCCTGGTGGTTTTTTTAGCTGGCCAAAAATACTTAAATGGTGAAAATCGTAAGcttaaatttgtaaaaaaaaatttgacacaacctcccctaATGGTATAGCATTTCCGAAAACCTTATAACAGTAAAATAACGGTAATTCACAACCTGCAACACATTTTCACAATCCAACAAATTTTGACcatcataaaaataatagttttaaaatgagaaaaaaaaattacaacgtAGTGAGAATTAGAAAAAACTACCTGGCTGGGAGGCCTCACCCTCTACTCTGGATGCCGAGGAAGTGTGATCAAAAGGTTCCGGCTCGCGACGGCGCCGGTGAGGCCGCAGTGCACTGACCTGCTCAACCGACACTGATGACGTCAATGAGATAGGCACCTGGGACGCCGTAGCAGCAGGCTCACCAAGGGGTGTAGGCTCATTGGTCACATTGGTCACACTCCGACGACGAGTGATCAAATACGACATCTATACACTTTTTTAACCATAAAATTATAACATTAGAAACTAATCCTTTCTTGCATTTGAAACTAGAagaaaaaagcaaagaaaactgAACAAATAACCCAAGTGtgaaaaaagcaaagaaaactgAACAAAGCATCATTAACCATTGCCGCCAGACCCATACTTCTTGCCAAGAAGTAGGACTTGCAATTTGTCATAGCCAGCAAGCACATTGGCACTTGCATAGTCTAAAATGcagaataaaaattaacaacataaaataagATATAATAAGGAAATCTTTTACGAGAATAAAATGTTACAAGTTCTTACGTTATGCAATAAACTAGCCGAAGAACATACACTTTGCGGTTGGATCATTGCAGCATCTACTTGGCATCAAGTTTCCAAAGGTAATTAATTTTGACATCAACTCCAATATATAGTTTGAAAAACTTGCAGCATCTACTTGGCATCAAGTTTCCAAAGGTAATTAATTTTGCCGACACTAGCTCATCCCATATGATTATACTTACTTTCGATTCCCTTTCTTTAATTAGAAAAACTCTAAACAATTCTAAACAATTCCTTTTCTTTAATTATGCAATTCCCTTTCTACTAGAGctcatggactggagggggagattgttggtatatggtccagaaTAAAATTCTCGAACGACGTTGGCATGCGACAGCCGGGAATTAAGGTTCAAGACTTTGAATAATGGAGGGTTGGTCTTCCTTAATTCCTAGCTTATAACTATCCTTCCTAGTCTCTTCTCTCTCGTCATCAAATTAATGGTGATTAAGTTAAGTTAACGACCACCACAAGACTATGTCTATTTTATATTCCTAAAGTggtcatttattttatattcctaCTAGAGCTCATATGACGGAAACTTTAATTATGCATAATTATTATTCAATGTGACCGAAACAattgttgagcatttttgcaggtttgtctgtccgtggaggagggaggtcgacacatatacaaatatacaaataagtttgactgtttctcaacacatatacaaataagtttgactgtttctcaacacatatacaaataagtttgactggatcagaggttcgacttcggcttcatgttgattgttctccttctc
Encoded proteins:
- the LOC114824579 gene encoding uncharacterized protein encodes the protein MAYLEGTLATRYKQWKNNFHTLFKQWNDPEIARLHVPMELKDRPEDWEWLCKHFTDPKFVKKSIAGQKARESKTLLHHSGSKPFSYRLEARREEGSMFPEIDMFEEVYVRPNNETTKQLHATMVEKRDDVLHEATSQLPSETPIEDITLPEDVGFQIMTDVLDQNFGRRRGKVVRGMGKARVRETGASSSRSKTIEVNALKEEVTQLRAEGEQMKVQLRAQDERMKAQDEEVRTCVGRVQELVQAIQMAGLQISLPVPHLAPPSTSDPSRPADTQ